One stretch of Rathayibacter festucae DSM 15932 DNA includes these proteins:
- a CDS encoding sulfurtransferase, with translation MPVELDPSPKFAAYAHPERLVSGEWLEQRLGTPGLVVVESDEDVLLYETGHIPGSVKIDWHTDLNDPVQRDYIDGAAFAALVGAKGIARDSTVVIYGDKNNWWAAYALWVFTLFGHEDVRLLDGGRDKWIADGRPTTTDASSPASVEYPAVERRDEDIRAFKEDVLAHFGNPLIDVRSPEEFSGARTTAPAYPEEGALRAGHIPSAQNVPWGKAAAEDGTFRSLDELNGIYRDGAGLADGDTVIAYCRIGERSSHTWFVLTHLLGFEGVKNYDGSWTEWGSAVRVPIVQGAEPGEAPAPR, from the coding sequence TTGCCCGTTGAACTCGATCCGTCGCCGAAGTTCGCCGCCTACGCGCACCCCGAACGACTCGTCAGCGGCGAGTGGCTCGAGCAGCGCCTCGGCACCCCCGGCCTCGTGGTCGTGGAGTCCGACGAGGACGTCCTCCTCTACGAGACCGGCCACATCCCCGGCTCGGTCAAGATCGACTGGCACACCGACCTCAACGACCCGGTGCAGCGCGACTACATCGACGGCGCCGCCTTCGCCGCGCTCGTCGGCGCCAAGGGCATCGCCCGCGACAGCACCGTCGTCATCTACGGCGACAAGAACAACTGGTGGGCCGCCTACGCCCTCTGGGTCTTCACCCTCTTCGGCCACGAGGACGTCCGCCTGCTCGACGGCGGCCGCGACAAGTGGATCGCCGACGGCCGACCGACCACCACGGACGCCTCGAGCCCCGCCTCGGTCGAGTACCCGGCGGTCGAGCGCCGCGACGAGGACATCCGTGCCTTCAAGGAGGACGTGCTCGCCCACTTCGGCAACCCGCTGATCGACGTCCGCTCCCCCGAGGAGTTCTCCGGCGCCCGCACCACCGCGCCGGCCTACCCGGAGGAGGGCGCCCTGCGCGCCGGCCACATCCCCAGCGCGCAGAACGTGCCGTGGGGCAAGGCCGCGGCGGAGGACGGCACCTTCCGCTCCCTCGACGAGCTGAACGGCATCTACCGCGACGGCGCCGGCCTCGCCGACGGCGACACCGTCATCGCCTACTGCCGCATCGGCGAGCGCTCCTCGCACACCTGGTTCGTGCTCACCCACCTCCTCGGCTTCGAGGGCGTCAAGAACTACGACGGCTCCTGGACCGAGTGGGGCAGCGCCGTCCGCGTCCCGATCGTCCAGGGCGCCGAGCCCGGCGAGGCCCCCGCGCCCCGCTGA
- a CDS encoding SufE family protein: MTTDTPATDLLGPALREIRDEFLALEKPERLQLLLEFSNDLPELPERYRDHPDLFERVEECQSPVFIVVEFDGDVIHLHATAPREAPTTRGFASILAQGLDGLTPEQVLAVPDDFPQTIGLSEAVSPLRLRGMSALLGRTKRQIRAHLAA, from the coding sequence ATGACCACCGACACCCCCGCCACCGACCTGCTCGGCCCCGCGCTCCGCGAGATCCGCGACGAGTTCCTCGCCCTCGAGAAGCCGGAGCGCCTCCAGCTCCTCCTCGAGTTCTCGAACGATCTCCCCGAGCTGCCCGAGCGCTACCGCGATCACCCCGACCTGTTCGAGCGGGTCGAGGAGTGCCAGTCGCCGGTCTTCATCGTCGTCGAGTTCGACGGCGACGTGATCCACCTGCACGCGACCGCGCCGCGCGAGGCGCCGACCACCCGCGGCTTCGCCTCGATCCTCGCCCAGGGCCTGGACGGCCTGACGCCGGAGCAGGTGCTCGCGGTTCCCGACGACTTCCCGCAGACCATCGGCCTGTCCGAGGCGGTCTCGCCGCTGCGGCTGCGCGGGATGAGCGCGCTGCTCGGCCGCACCAAGCGGCAGATCCGCGCCCACCTGGCCGCCTGA
- the zapE gene encoding cell division protein ZapE, whose product MTPDDVRSTSSLTARSPQISGHEIASTLVPPRQFEGATFESYRPDPEYPSQAEAVEALRAFAAGGGSKGGGGGFLGFGRRKAPAVKPGVYLDGGFGVGKTHLLAAIWHAVPGRTYFGTFIEYTALVGALGYAATVSLLKGSALLCIDEFELDDPGDTMLMTRLLGELVASGTRIAATSNTPPNALGEGRFAAADFLREIHAMAEHFQTMRIDGTDYRRRDIEGHAVTRSDSAIDELVATAPSGAVVTDDSFRAAVDHLGSVHPSRYIKVIDGVDAIVLRDVATLTDQTDALRLVAFIDRVYDAQIPVLASGVALDEVFGGDMLSGGYRKKYLRSMSRLIALTSMRPFA is encoded by the coding sequence GTGACCCCCGACGACGTCCGTTCGACGAGCAGCCTGACCGCGCGCTCGCCGCAGATCAGCGGCCACGAGATCGCCTCGACCCTGGTGCCGCCGCGGCAGTTCGAGGGCGCGACCTTCGAGAGCTACCGGCCGGACCCGGAGTACCCCTCGCAGGCGGAGGCCGTCGAGGCGCTGCGGGCGTTCGCGGCCGGCGGCGGCTCCAAGGGCGGCGGCGGCGGCTTCCTCGGCTTCGGCCGGAGGAAGGCGCCCGCGGTGAAGCCCGGCGTCTACCTCGACGGCGGCTTCGGCGTCGGCAAGACCCACCTGCTCGCGGCGATCTGGCACGCGGTGCCCGGCCGCACCTACTTCGGCACCTTCATCGAGTACACCGCCCTGGTGGGCGCCCTCGGCTACGCGGCGACCGTGTCCCTGCTCAAGGGCTCGGCGCTGCTCTGCATCGACGAGTTCGAGCTGGACGACCCGGGCGACACGATGCTGATGACCCGGCTGCTGGGCGAGCTGGTCGCCTCCGGCACCCGCATCGCGGCGACCTCGAACACCCCGCCGAACGCGCTGGGCGAGGGGCGCTTCGCCGCCGCGGACTTCCTCCGCGAGATCCACGCGATGGCCGAGCACTTCCAGACGATGCGGATCGACGGCACCGACTACCGCCGCCGCGACATCGAGGGCCACGCGGTCACCCGCTCGGACAGCGCGATCGACGAGCTCGTCGCCACGGCCCCCTCCGGCGCCGTCGTCACCGACGACTCCTTCCGGGCCGCGGTCGACCACCTCGGCTCGGTGCACCCCTCGCGCTACATCAAGGTGATCGACGGGGTCGACGCCATCGTGCTGCGCGACGTCGCCACCCTCACCGACCAGACGGACGCGCTGCGCCTCGTCGCCTTCATCGACCGCGTGTACGACGCGCAGATCCCGGTGCTCGCCTCCGGCGTCGCGCTGGACGAGGTCTTCGGCGGCGACATGCTCAGCGGCGGCTACCGCAAGAAGTACCTCCGCTCGATGTCGCGCCTGATCGCGCTGACCTCGATGCGGCCGTTCGCCTGA